Proteins co-encoded in one Chroicocephalus ridibundus chromosome 6, bChrRid1.1, whole genome shotgun sequence genomic window:
- the SRGN gene encoding serglycin isoform X1: MQLLIRCNGRIFLAICLILFVGYTAQGAPMQKARYKRVRCRPDAWSANCIEEKGPWFYTPTGGANRILPPMADPSLMKRYQELGDIFPLSDEESGSGSDVVVEAEPASGSGLGDSDGFSEEKLPVFLEGLRGGELKQKLVEEDLLL; the protein is encoded by the exons ATGCAGCTCCTTATCAGATGTAACGGCAGGATTTTCCTGGCTATTTGTTTAATCCTCTTTGTGGGATACACAGCACAAG GTGCTCCCATGCAGAAGGCAAGGTACAAGAGAGTGAGGTGCCGACCCGACGCCTGGTCCGCTAACTGCATTGAAGAGAAGGGGCCCTGGTTTTACACGCCCACCGGTGGAGCCAACAGGATCCTCCCTCCCATGGCAGACCCGTCCCT GATGAAGAGATACCAGGAGCTGGGCGACATATTCCCGCTCTCAGATGAGGAGTCTGGCTCCGGGTCTGATGTTGTGGTGGAAGCAGAGCCAGCCTCTGGGTCGGGGCTTGGCGATAGCGACGGCTTCTCCGAGGAGAAGCTGCCCGTGTTCCTAGAGGGCCTGCGGGGCGGCGAGCTGAAGCAGAAGCTGGTGGAGGAGGATTTGCTCCTGTAG
- the SRGN gene encoding serglycin isoform X2 — MQKARYKRVRCRPDAWSANCIEEKGPWFYTPTGGANRILPPMADPSLMKRYQELGDIFPLSDEESGSGSDVVVEAEPASGSGLGDSDGFSEEKLPVFLEGLRGGELKQKLVEEDLLL, encoded by the exons ATGCAGAAGGCAAGGTACAAGAGAGTGAGGTGCCGACCCGACGCCTGGTCCGCTAACTGCATTGAAGAGAAGGGGCCCTGGTTTTACACGCCCACCGGTGGAGCCAACAGGATCCTCCCTCCCATGGCAGACCCGTCCCT GATGAAGAGATACCAGGAGCTGGGCGACATATTCCCGCTCTCAGATGAGGAGTCTGGCTCCGGGTCTGATGTTGTGGTGGAAGCAGAGCCAGCCTCTGGGTCGGGGCTTGGCGATAGCGACGGCTTCTCCGAGGAGAAGCTGCCCGTGTTCCTAGAGGGCCTGCGGGGCGGCGAGCTGAAGCAGAAGCTGGTGGAGGAGGATTTGCTCCTGTAG